The DNA segment atttgcttacccttttaattaatttcattttattttcttgtaagTATTTGTTAATAACTCATCTGAATTTGGCCTTAGTAATTTAAGGAGAAATGatcttcttttttaagttatctTCTCACATAGTCGCAGTCCTTACAGAAAAATCGAAAACCACATTGGACACTTCACCGCTCCTTGATATTCAGTTATGTTTATTTCACCACCAATtacaaagaaatttattttagtctgcgccaaataaaaaataataatttgtactTTTTCATGATATCATCTTGATtttgtgaaataaaatttattctagtgtttttttttctaatcaactCTGGGTGTTATCTAAACACACTATAAGTAAgctatattattgttttaaggTAGTTTTTGTacacaataaaaataactaaatattttaagtGTCCTTAAAAGATTTTaacaatacaaataaaaatatttatgttgttaatatattaaataatacacTTTTTAGAGTATTTTTATtctgtaaaaaatgttattataacTAAGGTGTAAAGAGACTCATATTTTATTAGTAGCATAACTATAATAGGAAGATGCAATATTCCTTAGAGAAAGAATGAAAAGTTGACCACCGACCCAATGGCAATCGGAGAacgtggtgtgtgtgtgtggttcaTCGTTCATGCCATGTGTTTCCTTTCCTTTGCGGTTATTCGATGAAAGGAAAGTTTCATGTCACGATTAAAGGAATTTTGTATTCGAAGAAAACTAAGTTTCAGACcacaattaattaaagatttttatatttcGTCAATAGTATCAAGTATTTCAAAAAGTATAAGTAtgaatagttttatatttacaaaatattaaacatttcccaataaaaaaattggtttttctattgtttttttttttttactatctcTTTCAAATgatatcattttaaaagttatgctttcaaaatgatattattttaaattaaaattacttcattttgaagaaacaacaccaaaaaaagGATAACAGCAAGTATCTATCAAGAAAACACAGCACACGTCAGAAAATTTATTGCTGAGATTAGAGATATCTGCAGCAGGGTCCGCGAAACAGGTGGCGAATATAGTAATGTCAAACACGTGTCACGTGGCTTTCCAGAACGAAGCTTCCGCCACCACAGTTCAAGGTGCATTCTTTGTCCCATGTGGGCCCCACCCCCACTTTAAGGTTCGGCCAAGCTGATGTCATCACCGAGAACGTTTCTTGGTCACGTGGCAATGCTCTGCTTACTGGAGAAAATTTAAGTGTAatttatagaaagaaaaattataatataagttatattaaaattaaaataaacaagtaaTCGGATATTAATGTATTGAATTGTTATGATACTATTCgaatttaatctttaataaaataattttttattatgttttatttatttattttatcaaattttgaattaatttgattttatttattaagatgAATCTTaggattaattaaaaattattaaaattagaattcagTTAGAgtaagattttattattatgtaatcATATATTCTcatgaatattaaataataatttattaaatttgataataataatttaatttagatatatttttaatttctataatttaatattttttgtctttataaaatgattttttatttttaattctgataaattatatttgttttatctttacttcttaaGATACTTTAAATAACACttcaaataatgaaaaatgttatttaaagtattttgaataaaaacaaaacaaatataatttgtgaggattaaaaataaaacaataattatttaaaaataaaaaatacttaattgcAAAGGactaaacatttatttaaatttaataattttatccatTATACTTAAGATgataattgattaataaaaattaaattgataacgtattatatttatatgtcaaattttatatttttatatattttatagataaataaatttacataaattgtgttaaaaatttaattctcgattgtttaataaaattctgtaactttttaagttaaaaatgttcaaataaattaatgaaattaaattaaatgttgaaaTTTATTCTTATCATTTCCTATTACTCCatctcctttttattttattttattttttaaaataaatttttacttttaatttaaaatttaagatcatattaattatttataatgatatttttaaaaataataatgtatgaAATATGGAAATGTAAACAGAAagcaatatttatatatataatataaataatttaatgaaaataagagattattattttcaaaatttaaatgttatatataatctTAAATAACCTATTAAAATGgagaacatatttatatatttttatcataaaataagtATTACTACTATTAAATATTCAAACTAAGTGAATGGAGTTATTTCAGTTTAATCAATATCATAAAATGTGAATTTtgaatgcattaaatatttaaggaaaatatttaatcaattataatatttttactcaaatcaaagaaaaattactatttttttacgtTAACAAAATTAGtggttattataaataatacttgtgattttatttataaaaaaataaggttaagttataaataattgttttaataagGTATAATAATTTCTCTCGCTACAATAAGTGATTCACGGATAATCCTGGCCACATGGTGGGGCCCGCTTCCTTATGTCATGCCACGGGGCCTATGACGCTTACGTCGTCCCTTTCCTTTCAATAACGTGTGTCTCGCTGCGCAGCACTTGTTCGCacatttccttctttttttatttttatcccctGAGAATTtcaattagtgttttttttttttcttttcttcttacttctcttttttaaaacaatattagtACTTGTCAGAGTAACATTTCTtctctttaaaaattatttatttatgaataagtAAACCAGGCTAAGCTCAATATTTGAATTCTAGTATAGTATTGTAGTATCCTTTATTTGAgcgttatttttattttattctaaaaaattccTTCATTCTCTCCTCCTAGATATAAGTACAAATATTGGCTTAAAATATTATTGTGtgtcaatttcattttcttttttttctttcagatATCAGAGTGATATCAGCTCagacaatattatatatatatgaacacggacaatattttctattaaaagtaattttatttgaaacacagacaatattaaatatgaacacttctcataatattaataataataataataataataataataatagtaataataataataataattcataccTTAATtcaacatattataaattagatTAACCCCTAATACTAAATCTAACTCTAGCTATTTAAATCACGGAcggtattttttgttttttgttttggatcAACATCATTAAATCACGGTATTtaagatatataaatatgaaaataacttaATTAGCATATCATAAGCGTTACAAAGTAAATTGAACATTAATTGATCACAAAATAGATAACATCTTTAATTGTACTGTAAGTCTTatacttgttattttttgtgatatATCAGAGCTTTTATACCAATTATAGCATCCTTGATCTTAAATGGAATAGAACTTCAATTCCTTTCAAAAAAAGGGaatataaatttttgaattttgttgtctatataatatataagtcgtattttttttacaataatatttttcctATCTTATTACCtatcattttttcattaaaaatattgataaaacaGGAAAATGCTCCTAATACCATCCAGCTAAACGTCAACCACATATTGGGATTATAGACTCATCACCTAGAAGGTTACTGAACACACTCAACTATAAAATAGTTCCAGCTAGTTATAATTATTCAACTAGCCTTACAATTACTCAACTAATCCTAAGCACCAAAAGATTTTCCTGAGAAAGATTATCCACTacgaaaaaaaaatgacatcaaGTAAATTTAAATCCTCCctcataaaaaagataaaaattcgtACTAGATCCTTAACTACACATGTTAACTTAACATATTTCATAcatctctttttctcttcttcctctcttattgtaaattttgttttgcaAATACAATTATTCCAACTTTTTCCCCCCCAATAAgcctttcttataaaaaataatgtgggAAAAATGTTGCAGCTAATTTAGTCCAACACTATCAGCAGTGTTTAGAAAGTGAGATGTATATATGGCCGTCCAAAAACAAGAacgtagaaaaaaaataaaaatgggaaGTGACACAACCTAAAACGTAAGACGACCAAATAACACCGCGTAATCTTAGAAActtaggaaataaaataaaataaaatacgctTTATTTATTTGCAGTTGACGTTACGAGTTAATGACCCTTTCTAATCATCAACCACTCACCCCCCACTCTCCCCTCCCCCCATTTATATTCACCCCCCATAACCAAAATCAAACAACCTCAAaccacacaaacacacacacctcTTCttccccttctctctctctctctctctctctctaaaccaataattcatattcactcaaaaaattaaaacaccatGCAACAAGCAATTCCTTATAGGTCATGGCAACCTCTCATCACAcacacctccaccaccaccaccactcacTTCACAATTAGCCCACACACATTAACCTATTCGACAGTGTCTCCAACAGGATTATCTCCGAAAGACAATATCGGTTTGGAACCGAATAACAACAATAATGGTAATAGTcatttcttcatttcctccaaAATGGTACCCAACATGGTGTTAGAAAACGCGATTATAGTCTTTGCTAGCCGCGGGTGTTGCATGAGCCATGTTGTGAAGCGATTGCTATTGGGTCTTGGGGCCAACCCTGCGGTGCACGAGGTGGAGGAGAGTGATGAAGTGGGTGTTGTTAGAGAATTGGAAGCAATTGTGGGTGCCAATAATGGAGGGAATAAGATGCAATTTCCAGCGGTTTTTATTGGTGGCAAATTATTTGGGGGATTGGATCGGGTTATGGCTACTCATATTTCTGGGGAATTGATTCCAATTCTCAAAGAAGCAGGGGCACTATGGCTttaactctcttttttttccccttagATTAATTTTTCCATTTTCGTTCTTGGTTTTCTTATTGTATTATAtactattatttgttatttacgtGTTAATTTCCTTCTCCCTGGGAGGctgtagagaaaaaaaattgaatgtaataaaaaattattttcgatGTGTTCTGACATGGATGCAAAATTTGATGATGTGGGAATAGAAAATTTTCTGGAGTTGCAGACATTGGTACAGTGGAGGAGACTCCACATACTAGACTAATCGttacagtttttattttttttatttttaagttaactaATGGTTAAAGTTGTGATAATTGGAATAATGGGAAGAGAtagaatagaagaaaataaaatgacacGTCATGAGATAATAGATTTTATACTTGTATCTTTCAATGCAGAAATCATTTCagatatgactttttttttagttttcaattaaGTAGAAGAAgttatttaagtaattattataaaatttattgaatttgtatgtaattataaattctaatataaaaatattttcattttttatgtattttataaaattcataattcaatttagaaaaaaaagaatgtaataaaatgggataaaatatattaaataaataattgaatttatcATGATAATTTGTTATTGTAATAGTGTCAACAAATTTTGCATTGctaatacatatattatttatatattcattaattattatttttattttttaaaattcaaataaatgtcataaaatataataaaaaaattatttcatttttttgtaatattttatcaGTTAggagttatatttatttttatttagagaTTACAAGTAGAATTATTATAAGCAAAAAAATCTCTCCTTATTACTgttcttatttaatttctatcccCATAGCCAGAAgcataagattaattttatgaaacatAGAGATcatcaaaatgaattttatttctttgaacaaagttttttcataaaatgaatgaatcagtttatatttcttcttattatttaaCATAGATGTATAATTAGGGTTTAAATTCAACACCACTGGTCAAATTTGATATAGTTGTGGTGACTTTAATTAGCTGTGActtgaataatttttacataCATAAAGTTAAAGGCTTAAatactcaaataaaattattttgttaaaatatctaaactatatataatcattttacTGTTGTTATTCTACGAATACACCCACCTAAAGATTTTCATGAGGTagattacaaataaattaaagatcACGTTCTCAGCTCAGTTGCGGCAATTTTCATTCTGTCATTGTCTTTCTATTCCTGCTGTACTGGTACTAGGAAGGTTCCTCTTTTGACTTGAGGCATGTCTGAAGGGTGTGTAACGTaagcaacaaataaaaatacGATAACTACTAACCGAGCACAgagaaaaaattggagatatATATTCACCTTCGGTTAGGTTTGGTATTTTGTGGGTCTCACCCAACGTGATTTATGGTATAAGAATTCAGAATTATTTTGGTGCAAGAGAGGACAATTTGGTGCGTTGTGTACTGCTAGCTTTTAACTTCATCTATCACCGACAAcggaaaaagaaacaataatctATGCATCTCCGAAATAATTATGTTACTAGCAACAACtgtatttgttttcttcttttttgatgGGAACTACTTTTGTAATTGAATACTATATATGTATGATTGTGCAAATGGGTATAAACTAATGTAGAAGTGGAGATAGCACAATGTAATATTGGGTGGAGGTGGGGCGTGGTGGTGTTGGGTGGTTGTGTAAAGGGGTAGTTTTGTCTGTTTGGGTTTTTTGGAGGTGCAGGAAGTAAGAGTCCATGGTGTATTTTCCTTGGTCAATTCCAAATCATTGTCACTCTCCTCTGTTTgtgagtgttgctaggtgcaccagcgtttttgttggtgcacccagcaaagtTTTTAAATGGCAAAAATGCCCCtagcttctttttttccttaaaaatgatttttttttagaaatgcaTAGAATCCATTTTTGTTCGTTGTGATTCTCTCGTTTTCTCTTTTTCGTGCGACATTGTGTCTTG comes from the Glycine soja cultivar W05 chromosome 6, ASM419377v2, whole genome shotgun sequence genome and includes:
- the LOC114417164 gene encoding glutaredoxin-C9-like, with product MQQAIPYRSWQPLITHTSTTTTTHFTISPHTLTYSTVSPTGLSPKDNIGLEPNNNNNGNSHFFISSKMVPNMVLENAIIVFASRGCCMSHVVKRLLLGLGANPAVHEVEESDEVGVVRELEAIVGANNGGNKMQFPAVFIGGKLFGGLDRVMATHISGELIPILKEAGALWL